A portion of the Mustela erminea isolate mMusErm1 chromosome 19, mMusErm1.Pri, whole genome shotgun sequence genome contains these proteins:
- the PLEKHG2 gene encoding pleckstrin homology domain-containing family G member 2 isoform X5, whose product MPEGARGPNLSKPSPSLGRGPTGEVCDCAAVCESQTGPATPAMASPRGSGSSTSLSTVGSEGDPAPGPTPVCSASRPEPLPGPPIRLHLSPVGTPGLAKPSRLERVVREIVETERAYVRDLRSIVEDYLAPLMDGGVLGLSAEQVGMLFANIEDIYEFSSELLEDLEGSSSAGGIAECFVQRSEDFDIYTLYCMNYPSSLALLRELSLSPPAALWLQERQAQLRHSLPLQSFLLKPVQRILKYHLLLQELGKHWAEGPGAGGREMVEEAIVSMTAVAWYINDMKRKQEHAARLQEVQRRLGGWTGPELSAFGELVLEGAFRGGGGGGPRLRGGERLLFLFSRMLLVAKRRGPEYTYKGHIFCCNLSVSESPRDPLGFKVSDLTIPKHRHLLQAKNQEEKRLWIHCLQRLFFENHPASIPAKAKQVLLENSLHCAPKSKPIPEPLTPPLGSPRPRDARSFTPGRRNTAPSPGPSATRRGRRQSEPVKEPYVMFPPNAKPRLKHTGSEGELYPPLEPQPPVPTSGPPEDLEDTGPPTLEPSGTSITEEILELLNQRGLRDPGCPLPPSPHDIPKFSGDSQVPGDSETLTFRALPGRDSSEEEEEEELEMDERGPSPLHVLEGLESSSAAETTNVSGLSKSPDAPGLPEIPGLSEIPKIPHLPSLSDISSVFEMPRLPAIPNVPDIPSLASAPALPCDSWLQGPLQGPDEAVATRRELFPGGSSAKLGEPSSGGRAGQEEPEEGEPFPDFQPQDVPQDQGFPDELEFRSCSEIRSAWRALEQGQLARPGFPEPLLILEDSDLGGGSGSRKAGAPSSERAASRVRELARLYSERIQQMQRAETRASANAPRRRPRALAQPQLSPRLPQEHAEPGPLPAFGHVLVCELAFPLTCAQESVPLGPAARVQAATPLSKQGGCPGGRGLSVSSLPEEDHLGIRVPAARRLPEQGDPQNTQSMAAATTALPPQEDPPDVQVLATALPDPGGHLEVQRPATTPLPQQRGHMDTQVPTSPALPGQRCCPDVTVLATATVPKQEGPLHSQSPSNTPLTRQGGPRDVPFLAGVGNQAVDISLTHGSSLDRPIPANTAPPSQHDLPDVPVLGASPLAAWEGPPSHEIPASAAPSLPQDPSDIQFLDTSSLPAHECCLDHQLPASTALSLPQNLNVPAAAPLPQRPGLPDTQVQALPPLPKQGGLPDTQGPSATPLLQEQSFTDLQIQKRSPLEQRSLPDVRGPAPTLLPEQRGSRDSQGLFSTPAQTTMVLSKPGHYLASPVTRSESSELTPPHSPPLPTRQLLGPNAAALSRYLAASYISQSLARRQGSGGEAPLASRGPWSSSAPASRAPSPPPQPQPPPPPARRLSYATTVNIHVGGGGRLRPAKAQVRLNHPALLAPAQESVGLRRAQGAPDAPFHM is encoded by the exons atGCCCGAGGGAGCCCGTGGACCGAACCTGTCCAAACCCAGCCCTAGCCTTGGCCGTGGCCCCACAGGTGAAGTGTGTGACTGCGCAGCTGTGTGTGAGAGCCAGACAG GCCCTGCAACCCCTGCCATGGCCTCCCCCCGAGGTTCTGGGAGCTCCACATCCCTGAGCACGGTGGGCTCTGAGGGGGACCCGGCTCCAGGGCCCACCCCAGTCTGCTCAGCGTCCAGGCCAGAGCCCCTTCCAGGGCCCCCCATCCGCCTGCATCTGTCACCCGTGGGAACCCCGGGTTTGGCCAAACCCTCGAGGCTGGAGCGAGTGGTTCGAGAGATCGTGGAGACAGAGCGGGCCTACGTCCGGGACCTTCGTAGCATCGTGGAG GACTACCTGGCCCCTCTGATGGATGGTGGGGTCCTAGGGCTGAGTGCGGAGCAGGTGGGCATGCTATTTGCCAACATCGAGGACATCTACGAGTTCAGCAG TGAGCTCCTGGAGGACCTGGAGGGCAGCAGCAGCGCGGGGGGCATTGCTGAGTGCTTTGTGCAGAGG AGTGAGGATTTTGACATCTACACGCTGTACTGCATGAACTACCCGAG CTCCCTAGCCCTGCTCCGGGAGCTGTCGCTGTCCCCACCCGCAGCCCTGTGGTTGCAGGAGCGCCAGGCCCAGCTCCGCCACTCACTGCCTCTGCAGAGCTTCCTGCTGAAACCTGTTCAGCGGATCCTCAAGTACCATCTGTTGCTGCAG GAGCTAGGCAAGCACTGGGCAGAGGGCCCAGGCGCTGGGGGCCGCGAGATGGTGGAAGAGGCCATCGTGTCCATGACTGCGGTTGCCTGGTATATCAATGACATGAAACGGAAGCAGGAGCATGCGGCGCGCCTCCAG GAAGTGCAACGGCGGCTGGGCGGCTGGACTGGCCCGGAGCTCAGCGCTTTCGGGGAGCTGGTGCTGGAGGGCGCATTCCGAGGTGGCGGAGGGGGTGGCCCCCGACTTCGAGGGGGCGAGCGGCTGCTTTTTCTATTCTCACGGATGCTGCTCGTGGCCAAGCGCCGGGGCCCGGAGTACACCTACAAAGGCCATATCTTC TGCTGCAACCTGAGTGTGAGCGAGAGTCCTCGAGACCCTCTAGGGTTCAAGGTGTCTGATCTGACCATTCCCAAACACAGGCACCTTCTCCAG GCCAAAAACCAAGAAGAGAAGAGGCTGTGGATTCACTGTCTCCAGCGTCTCTTTTTTGAGAACCACCCTGCCTCCATCCCTGCCAAG GCCAAACAAGTTCTACTTGAAAACAGCCTGCACT GTGCTCCTAAAAGTAAGCCTATCCCAGAGCCCCTGACACCCCCACTTGGGTCTCCACGACCTCGAGATGCTAGAAGTTTCACCCCTGGACGAAGAAACACAG ctccATCTCCAGGACCCTCTGCTACCCGCCGTGGCCGTAGACAGTCTG AGCCTGTAAAGGAGCCGTACGTTATGTTTCCACCAAACG CTAAGCCTAGACTCAAG CATACTGGCAGTGAGGGGGAGCTCTACCCCCCCTTAGAGCCTCAGCCACCAGTTCCAACTTCCGGACCCCCTGAGGACCTGGAGGACACTGGACCCCCCACGCTGGAGCCCTCTGGGACCTCCATCACTGAAGAGATTCTGGAACTGTTGAACCAAAGAGGCCTCCGGGATCCAGGG TGCCCACTGCCGCCATCCCCCCACGACATTCCCAAGTTCTCTGGAGACTCCCAGGTGCCAGGCGACAGTGAAACCCTCACATTCCGAGCCCTGCCCGGCCGAGACTcttcagaagaggaggaggaggaggagctagAGATGGACGAACGGGGGCCTTCCCCGCTCCACGTCCTGGAAGGGCTCGAAAGTTCCAGCGCGGCTGAAACTACCAACGTTTCCGGCCTTAGCAAAAGTCCAGACGCACCCGGCCTCCCTGAAATTCCCGGCCTGTCTGAAATTCCCAAGATTCCCCACCTTCCTAGCCTCTCTGACATTTCCAGTGTTTTTGAAATGCCCCGCCTTCCAGCCATACCTAATGTCCCGGACATTCCTAGTCTCGCCAGCGCTCCCGCCCTTCCCTGTGACTCATGGCTCCAGGGACCTCTGCAAGGGCCCGATGAGGCTGTAGCCACCAGGAGAGAACTGTTCCCCGGAGGCAGCTCAGCAAAACTGGGAGAACCCTCCTCaggtggcagggcagggcaggaggagccTGAAGAAGGGGAACCGTTCCCAGACTTCCAACCCCAGGATGTCCCCCAAGATCAGGGATTCCCAGATGAGCTGGAATTCCGCTCTTGTTCAGAAATCCGCAGCGCCTGGCGGGCCCTGGAGCAGGGGCAGCTGGCCCGGCCGGGTTTCCCAGAGCCACTGCTGATCCTGGAAGATTCGGATCTGGGCGGAGGCAGCGGGAGCAGGAAGGCAGGAGCCCCTAGTTCGGAGAGGGCAGCTTCCCGGGTGCGAGAGTTAGCCCGGCTCTACAGCGAGCGGATCCAGCAGATGCAGCGGGCCGAGACCCGGGCATCGGCCAACGCCCCCCGTCGCCGGCCTCGTGCTCTGGCCCAGCCCCAGTTGTCCCCCCGCCTGCCCCAAGAGCATGCTGAGCCAG ggcctctgcctgcctttggaCACGTGCTGGTGTGTGAGCTGGCCTTCCCTCTGACCTGTGCCCAGGAGTCTGTCCCTCTGGGTCCTGCCGCTCGGGTTCAAGCTGCCACACCTTTGTCTAAGCAGGGAGGCTGTCCGGGTGGCCGGGGTCTCTCTGTTTCCAGTTTGCCTGAGGAAGACCATCTGGGCATCCGGGTACCAGCTGCTAGGCGTCTGCCTGAGCAAGGAGACCCCCAGAACACACAGAGCATGGCTGCAGCCACCACAGCCTTGCCCCCGCAGGAAGACCCCCCAGATGTGCAGGTGCTGGCTACAGCTCTGCCTGACCCAGGAGGCCACCTGGAAGTCCAGCGTCCAGCTACCACTCCTCTGCCTCAGCAAAGAGGCCATATGGACACCCAAGTTCCaaccagcccagccctgcctgggcaGAGATGCTGTCCTGACGTCACAGTTTTAGCTACCGCCACTGTGCCCAAGCAAGAAGGTCCTCTACATAGCCAGAGCCCGAGCAATACCCCGTTAACCAGACAAGGAGGTCCCAGGGATGTTCCATTTCTGGCTGGTGTTGGCAACCAAGCTGTCGACATCTCGCTTACACATGGAAGCAGCCTGGACCGTCCGATCCCAGCCAACACTGCACCGCCCTCACAACATGACCTCCCGGACGTTCCAGTTCTGGGTGCTTCACCTCTAGCTGCCTGGGAAGGCCCCCCGAGCCATGAGATCCCAGCCAGCGCTGCGCCGTCTTTGCCCCAAGACCCCTCAGACATTCAGTTTCTGGACACCTCGTCCTTGCCTGCACACGAATGCTGCCTCGACCATCAGCTCCCGGCCAGCACCGCACTGTCTTTGCCCCAGAATTTGAATGTTCCAGCTGCTGCACCTCTGCCCCAGCGACCAGGCCTCCCAGACACCCAAGTCCAGgccctcccacctctgcccaaGCAGGGAGGCCTCCCAGACACCCAGGGTCCATCTGCTACACCTTTGCTTCAGGAACAAAGCTTCACAGACCTTCAGATCCAAAAACGTTCACCGTTGGAGCAGAGGAGCCTCCCCGACGTCCGTGGTCCAGCCCCGACTCTCCtgcctgagcagagaggctcTCGGGACTCTCAGGGCCTGTTTTCCACCCCGGCTCAGACCACCATGGTTCTGTCCAAACCAGGACACTACTTGGCCTCTCCTGTCACCAGGTCAGAGTCTTCAGAGTTGACCCCACCCCATAGTCCCCCTCTTCCGACTCGGCAGCTCCTGGGCCCCAACGCAGCTGCCCTCTCAAGGTACCTGGCAGCCTCATACATCAGCCAGAGCCTGGCTCGGCGGCAAGGGTCTGGGGGAGAAGCCCCCTTGGCCTCCCGGGGTCCCTggtcctcctctgcccctgcatCGCGGGCCCCTTCaccaccaccccagccccagcccccaccgcccccagcccGGAGGCTCAGCTATGCCACCACGGTCAACATCCACGTTGGGGGTGGCGGGCGGCTCCGGCCAGCCAAGGCCCAGGTCAGGTTGAACCACCCTGCTCTCTTGGCCCCTGCCCAGGAATCTGTGGGCCTTCGCAGGGCCCAGGGAGCTCCTGATGCCCCTTTCCATATGTGA
- the PLEKHG2 gene encoding pleckstrin homology domain-containing family G member 2 isoform X3 — protein sequence MPEGARGPNLSKPSPSLGRGPTGPATPAMASPRGSGSSTSLSTVGSEGDPAPGPTPVCSASRPEPLPGPPIRLHLSPVGTPGLAKPSRLERVVREIVETERAYVRDLRSIVEDYLAPLMDGGVLGLSAEQVGMLFANIEDIYEFSSELLEDLEGSSSAGGIAECFVQRSEDFDIYTLYCMNYPSSLALLRELSLSPPAALWLQERQAQLRHSLPLQSFLLKPVQRILKYHLLLQELGKHWAEGPGAGGREMVEEAIVSMTAVAWYINDMKRKQEHAARLQEVQRRLGGWTGPELSAFGELVLEGAFRGGGGGGPRLRGGERLLFLFSRMLLVAKRRGPEYTYKGHIFCCNLSVSESPRDPLGFKVSDLTIPKHRHLLQAKNQEEKRLWIHCLQRLFFENHPASIPAKAKQVLLENSLHCAPKSKPIPEPLTPPLGSPRPRDARSFTPGRRNTAPSPGPSATRRGRRQSEPVKEPYVMFPPNAKPRLKVRNTLGQGLWTCTPGPGRKGWGPPLQPSILSPCSQHTGSEGELYPPLEPQPPVPTSGPPEDLEDTGPPTLEPSGTSITEEILELLNQRGLRDPGCPLPPSPHDIPKFSGDSQVPGDSETLTFRALPGRDSSEEEEEEELEMDERGPSPLHVLEGLESSSAAETTNVSGLSKSPDAPGLPEIPGLSEIPKIPHLPSLSDISSVFEMPRLPAIPNVPDIPSLASAPALPCDSWLQGPLQGPDEAVATRRELFPGGSSAKLGEPSSGGRAGQEEPEEGEPFPDFQPQDVPQDQGFPDELEFRSCSEIRSAWRALEQGQLARPGFPEPLLILEDSDLGGGSGSRKAGAPSSERAASRVRELARLYSERIQQMQRAETRASANAPRRRPRALAQPQLSPRLPQEHAEPGPLPAFGHVLVCELAFPLTCAQESVPLGPAARVQAATPLSKQGGCPGGRGLSVSSLPEEDHLGIRVPAARRLPEQGDPQNTQSMAAATTALPPQEDPPDVQVLATALPDPGGHLEVQRPATTPLPQQRGHMDTQVPTSPALPGQRCCPDVTVLATATVPKQEGPLHSQSPSNTPLTRQGGPRDVPFLAGVGNQAVDISLTHGSSLDRPIPANTAPPSQHDLPDVPVLGASPLAAWEGPPSHEIPASAAPSLPQDPSDIQFLDTSSLPAHECCLDHQLPASTALSLPQNLNVPAAAPLPQRPGLPDTQVQALPPLPKQGGLPDTQGPSATPLLQEQSFTDLQIQKRSPLEQRSLPDVRGPAPTLLPEQRGSRDSQGLFSTPAQTTMVLSKPGHYLASPVTRSESSELTPPHSPPLPTRQLLGPNAAALSRYLAASYISQSLARRQGSGGEAPLASRGPWSSSAPASRAPSPPPQPQPPPPPARRLSYATTVNIHVGGGGRLRPAKAQVRLNHPALLAPAQESVGLRRAQGAPDAPFHM from the exons atGCCCGAGGGAGCCCGTGGACCGAACCTGTCCAAACCCAGCCCTAGCCTTGGCCGTGGCCCCACAG GCCCTGCAACCCCTGCCATGGCCTCCCCCCGAGGTTCTGGGAGCTCCACATCCCTGAGCACGGTGGGCTCTGAGGGGGACCCGGCTCCAGGGCCCACCCCAGTCTGCTCAGCGTCCAGGCCAGAGCCCCTTCCAGGGCCCCCCATCCGCCTGCATCTGTCACCCGTGGGAACCCCGGGTTTGGCCAAACCCTCGAGGCTGGAGCGAGTGGTTCGAGAGATCGTGGAGACAGAGCGGGCCTACGTCCGGGACCTTCGTAGCATCGTGGAG GACTACCTGGCCCCTCTGATGGATGGTGGGGTCCTAGGGCTGAGTGCGGAGCAGGTGGGCATGCTATTTGCCAACATCGAGGACATCTACGAGTTCAGCAG TGAGCTCCTGGAGGACCTGGAGGGCAGCAGCAGCGCGGGGGGCATTGCTGAGTGCTTTGTGCAGAGG AGTGAGGATTTTGACATCTACACGCTGTACTGCATGAACTACCCGAG CTCCCTAGCCCTGCTCCGGGAGCTGTCGCTGTCCCCACCCGCAGCCCTGTGGTTGCAGGAGCGCCAGGCCCAGCTCCGCCACTCACTGCCTCTGCAGAGCTTCCTGCTGAAACCTGTTCAGCGGATCCTCAAGTACCATCTGTTGCTGCAG GAGCTAGGCAAGCACTGGGCAGAGGGCCCAGGCGCTGGGGGCCGCGAGATGGTGGAAGAGGCCATCGTGTCCATGACTGCGGTTGCCTGGTATATCAATGACATGAAACGGAAGCAGGAGCATGCGGCGCGCCTCCAG GAAGTGCAACGGCGGCTGGGCGGCTGGACTGGCCCGGAGCTCAGCGCTTTCGGGGAGCTGGTGCTGGAGGGCGCATTCCGAGGTGGCGGAGGGGGTGGCCCCCGACTTCGAGGGGGCGAGCGGCTGCTTTTTCTATTCTCACGGATGCTGCTCGTGGCCAAGCGCCGGGGCCCGGAGTACACCTACAAAGGCCATATCTTC TGCTGCAACCTGAGTGTGAGCGAGAGTCCTCGAGACCCTCTAGGGTTCAAGGTGTCTGATCTGACCATTCCCAAACACAGGCACCTTCTCCAG GCCAAAAACCAAGAAGAGAAGAGGCTGTGGATTCACTGTCTCCAGCGTCTCTTTTTTGAGAACCACCCTGCCTCCATCCCTGCCAAG GCCAAACAAGTTCTACTTGAAAACAGCCTGCACT GTGCTCCTAAAAGTAAGCCTATCCCAGAGCCCCTGACACCCCCACTTGGGTCTCCACGACCTCGAGATGCTAGAAGTTTCACCCCTGGACGAAGAAACACAG ctccATCTCCAGGACCCTCTGCTACCCGCCGTGGCCGTAGACAGTCTG AGCCTGTAAAGGAGCCGTACGTTATGTTTCCACCAAACG CTAAGCCTAGACTCAAGGTAAGAAACACCCTAGGACAGGGTCTGTGGACCTGTACTCCTGGGCCTGGGAGAAAGGGATGGGGCCCTCCACTCCAGCCTTCCATCCTCTCTCCTTGCTCGCAGCATACTGGCAGTGAGGGGGAGCTCTACCCCCCCTTAGAGCCTCAGCCACCAGTTCCAACTTCCGGACCCCCTGAGGACCTGGAGGACACTGGACCCCCCACGCTGGAGCCCTCTGGGACCTCCATCACTGAAGAGATTCTGGAACTGTTGAACCAAAGAGGCCTCCGGGATCCAGGG TGCCCACTGCCGCCATCCCCCCACGACATTCCCAAGTTCTCTGGAGACTCCCAGGTGCCAGGCGACAGTGAAACCCTCACATTCCGAGCCCTGCCCGGCCGAGACTcttcagaagaggaggaggaggaggagctagAGATGGACGAACGGGGGCCTTCCCCGCTCCACGTCCTGGAAGGGCTCGAAAGTTCCAGCGCGGCTGAAACTACCAACGTTTCCGGCCTTAGCAAAAGTCCAGACGCACCCGGCCTCCCTGAAATTCCCGGCCTGTCTGAAATTCCCAAGATTCCCCACCTTCCTAGCCTCTCTGACATTTCCAGTGTTTTTGAAATGCCCCGCCTTCCAGCCATACCTAATGTCCCGGACATTCCTAGTCTCGCCAGCGCTCCCGCCCTTCCCTGTGACTCATGGCTCCAGGGACCTCTGCAAGGGCCCGATGAGGCTGTAGCCACCAGGAGAGAACTGTTCCCCGGAGGCAGCTCAGCAAAACTGGGAGAACCCTCCTCaggtggcagggcagggcaggaggagccTGAAGAAGGGGAACCGTTCCCAGACTTCCAACCCCAGGATGTCCCCCAAGATCAGGGATTCCCAGATGAGCTGGAATTCCGCTCTTGTTCAGAAATCCGCAGCGCCTGGCGGGCCCTGGAGCAGGGGCAGCTGGCCCGGCCGGGTTTCCCAGAGCCACTGCTGATCCTGGAAGATTCGGATCTGGGCGGAGGCAGCGGGAGCAGGAAGGCAGGAGCCCCTAGTTCGGAGAGGGCAGCTTCCCGGGTGCGAGAGTTAGCCCGGCTCTACAGCGAGCGGATCCAGCAGATGCAGCGGGCCGAGACCCGGGCATCGGCCAACGCCCCCCGTCGCCGGCCTCGTGCTCTGGCCCAGCCCCAGTTGTCCCCCCGCCTGCCCCAAGAGCATGCTGAGCCAG ggcctctgcctgcctttggaCACGTGCTGGTGTGTGAGCTGGCCTTCCCTCTGACCTGTGCCCAGGAGTCTGTCCCTCTGGGTCCTGCCGCTCGGGTTCAAGCTGCCACACCTTTGTCTAAGCAGGGAGGCTGTCCGGGTGGCCGGGGTCTCTCTGTTTCCAGTTTGCCTGAGGAAGACCATCTGGGCATCCGGGTACCAGCTGCTAGGCGTCTGCCTGAGCAAGGAGACCCCCAGAACACACAGAGCATGGCTGCAGCCACCACAGCCTTGCCCCCGCAGGAAGACCCCCCAGATGTGCAGGTGCTGGCTACAGCTCTGCCTGACCCAGGAGGCCACCTGGAAGTCCAGCGTCCAGCTACCACTCCTCTGCCTCAGCAAAGAGGCCATATGGACACCCAAGTTCCaaccagcccagccctgcctgggcaGAGATGCTGTCCTGACGTCACAGTTTTAGCTACCGCCACTGTGCCCAAGCAAGAAGGTCCTCTACATAGCCAGAGCCCGAGCAATACCCCGTTAACCAGACAAGGAGGTCCCAGGGATGTTCCATTTCTGGCTGGTGTTGGCAACCAAGCTGTCGACATCTCGCTTACACATGGAAGCAGCCTGGACCGTCCGATCCCAGCCAACACTGCACCGCCCTCACAACATGACCTCCCGGACGTTCCAGTTCTGGGTGCTTCACCTCTAGCTGCCTGGGAAGGCCCCCCGAGCCATGAGATCCCAGCCAGCGCTGCGCCGTCTTTGCCCCAAGACCCCTCAGACATTCAGTTTCTGGACACCTCGTCCTTGCCTGCACACGAATGCTGCCTCGACCATCAGCTCCCGGCCAGCACCGCACTGTCTTTGCCCCAGAATTTGAATGTTCCAGCTGCTGCACCTCTGCCCCAGCGACCAGGCCTCCCAGACACCCAAGTCCAGgccctcccacctctgcccaaGCAGGGAGGCCTCCCAGACACCCAGGGTCCATCTGCTACACCTTTGCTTCAGGAACAAAGCTTCACAGACCTTCAGATCCAAAAACGTTCACCGTTGGAGCAGAGGAGCCTCCCCGACGTCCGTGGTCCAGCCCCGACTCTCCtgcctgagcagagaggctcTCGGGACTCTCAGGGCCTGTTTTCCACCCCGGCTCAGACCACCATGGTTCTGTCCAAACCAGGACACTACTTGGCCTCTCCTGTCACCAGGTCAGAGTCTTCAGAGTTGACCCCACCCCATAGTCCCCCTCTTCCGACTCGGCAGCTCCTGGGCCCCAACGCAGCTGCCCTCTCAAGGTACCTGGCAGCCTCATACATCAGCCAGAGCCTGGCTCGGCGGCAAGGGTCTGGGGGAGAAGCCCCCTTGGCCTCCCGGGGTCCCTggtcctcctctgcccctgcatCGCGGGCCCCTTCaccaccaccccagccccagcccccaccgcccccagcccGGAGGCTCAGCTATGCCACCACGGTCAACATCCACGTTGGGGGTGGCGGGCGGCTCCGGCCAGCCAAGGCCCAGGTCAGGTTGAACCACCCTGCTCTCTTGGCCCCTGCCCAGGAATCTGTGGGCCTTCGCAGGGCCCAGGGAGCTCCTGATGCCCCTTTCCATATGTGA